One genomic window of Clostridia bacterium includes the following:
- a CDS encoding MFS transporter, with protein MSAFYIPTVIKLVSLWFDGKQIALANGVLTSASPCGQLVANLVGYKIAVAIGGWKVMFITTGVLMLCIFVISIFLVKDRKSEDAALESAILTKEDLTFGRNIKGVGSTPGVWIYALANGCFLGMVYALMAYQNYIYQTDPGWGLDPSVSGTVPAFSNCVSMCAYTLVPLFFARLGIQKYWQIAAIFTAIVAVCVASSGWIAYNYAWACASMAISGLMYGCCLPAPKVLMLQLPEVSGPRAGTAMGIYTTMERVCVTVFVAFLGPKILAWDPSVPGMSVLAGKFQLIMLIHPVLLALALLVNKKRYGNIFAIVARKEGTLAAEHEAK; from the coding sequence CTGAGCGCGTTCTACATTCCCACCGTAATAAAGCTCGTTTCGCTCTGGTTCGACGGCAAGCAGATAGCTCTCGCAAACGGCGTTCTCACATCGGCAAGCCCCTGCGGTCAGCTTGTTGCAAACCTGGTCGGCTACAAAATAGCGGTGGCCATCGGCGGCTGGAAGGTTATGTTCATCACCACCGGCGTTCTTATGCTCTGCATATTCGTTATTTCAATATTCCTTGTTAAGGACAGAAAGAGCGAAGACGCAGCTCTCGAGTCGGCAATACTCACGAAGGAAGACCTTACCTTCGGGCGCAATATAAAAGGCGTTGGATCCACTCCGGGCGTTTGGATCTACGCTCTTGCAAACGGCTGCTTCCTTGGCATGGTATATGCTCTTATGGCATACCAGAACTACATCTATCAGACCGATCCGGGCTGGGGCCTCGACCCGTCCGTATCAGGTACGGTACCTGCGTTCTCCAACTGCGTATCGATGTGCGCATATACCCTTGTTCCCCTGTTTTTTGCGCGGCTTGGTATCCAGAAATACTGGCAGATTGCCGCGATATTCACCGCCATCGTTGCTGTATGCGTTGCATCCTCCGGCTGGATCGCTTACAACTACGCATGGGCATGCGCATCCATGGCTATATCCGGTCTTATGTACGGCTGCTGCCTGCCAGCTCCTAAGGTACTTATGCTCCAGCTTCCCGAGGTTTCCGGCCCGCGTGCAGGTACTGCAATGGGTATATACACCACAATGGAGCGTGTCTGCGTAACGGTGTTCGTTGCGTTCCTCGGCCCGAAGATCCTCGCCTGGGATCCTTCAGTTCCGGGCATGTCCGTTCTCGCCGGCAAGTTCCAGCTAATCATGCTCATCCATCCCGTTCTTCTTGCTCTCGCACTTCTCGTCAACAAGAAGCGCTATGGCAACATCTTTGCAATCGTTGCAAGGAAGGAAGGCACGCTGGCTGCAGAGCATGAAGCAAAATGA
- the ruvX gene encoding Holliday junction resolvase RuvX: protein MKRILGIDYGDARTGFAVSDPMKIIANAVGTLSERSAQRVIDAAENYVKEYDVEKIVLGYPKNMNNTIGERAKKTEEFAEKLKERMPDVPVVLWDERGTTKSAIYVLNEANVRNKKRKKAVDTVAAVIILQSYLDFAGGK, encoded by the coding sequence ATGAAGAGAATACTCGGCATAGATTACGGCGACGCGCGCACGGGCTTTGCGGTGTCCGACCCCATGAAGATAATCGCAAACGCCGTCGGCACTTTAAGCGAACGAAGCGCACAGCGCGTCATAGACGCCGCAGAAAATTATGTAAAGGAATATGACGTTGAAAAAATCGTTTTGGGCTATCCCAAAAACATGAACAATACGATAGGCGAGCGCGCTAAAAAAACAGAGGAGTTTGCAGAAAAGCTTAAAGAACGCATGCCCGATGTGCCCGTGGTGCTTTGGGACGAGCGGGGGACTACGAAAAGCGCGATATATGTTTTGAACGAAGCGAACGTGCGAAACAAGAAACGAAAAAAAGCCGTCGATACGGTGGCGGCGGTGATAATACTGCAGTCGTATCTCGATTTTGCGGGAGGAAAATAG